The sequence TTTAATCTTCTCTTtccacatttttttattttacttcttgAATTTGAGTCGTGTGTTCTTACTTTGACTCCAAGTTTGATTTTTTATAGTTGATAAGCAGCAAAGCACTATTGACTCTTCATAGTTTTTAAAATGGTGCTTGTGACACAGAGGATTTTTTTAACAATCCTTAACGAAACATAAATGTAAAAATCttctttttataatttgttcttgGATGTGATCTTGTCTTTTTGTTATAGCTTTTTTGACCTTCTCTTCTTACTTGAAATCGAAAACTTGCTTTCTGAACTTTGCTTTGTCCTAACTTTTATAAATTTTCctattctttcttcttgtttGAGAGTGATGtgatgtgaaaaaaaaaagaagatagagtTTTGATTTTAATGGATGTAAAGTGTGGTGTGTTTTAAATTGAAGTGAAATTGAGTTACCTTGTTAGTAATTAAGTGAAGTGAATGGATTTGTGTGTAAACCATCATTTGGGTTTGTGATGATCTTGGGCCagatttgtttttgttctttaggctagatatttgtttttgtttctaaTGATTAAAGGGATGAGTATAGCTAATATCTTCTTGAATTATAGAGTGTTTATGTGGGCTTGACTCAATTTGCactcattttcatattttttgagccaaatttaattaaattaattcttgCACATTTAGCAAAACTAATTACACAAACAATTAAATAATATTCTAATAATGTTATCATTTTTATCatagtttaattttttaaacttaACCGCTACTAATTAAAACACTTATAAATTAAAGTGATTAATCACAATCACCATATTATATCTCTTTTTTGAACAAAAAAACTTGAGCATAATTGAGACTGCAGACAATAATTAAGTTAGACTTAGACACGAGTACTGTTTTTTTGTCTTTCTCGATTCTAATATAAATACTATTATTAAATTAAGTCTGAAATTGTATTATGAGATTATTTAAATCTCGATTTGTGTTTGGTCAAACATGTTGGCTCACGTTTACATCATTTGGTGGCAACTATTTAATAAGCGCCAAGCAAAATCAAGAAAACACAATGGGCAAAAGAGATAGAAGACAAAGATTCAATTATTGTTTTTCATTTTCATCCATGGAGTATCAGTTTCTTCTTGATTCACCTCATACGGGTTAGTTGCTTCTGCAGCCATCTTTAAAAGTGAGTAAACTTTCCTCTTCTCCATGCTTTTGGTATCTCTTTTTTTTCCCTTGAGATTTTAAGGCGTTGAAtatatttgaataatttttttttaattttaaggaTAAATATATTTTGTGAAAAAAAACAATCGTTGATATAAATATAACCTATGTTTCTTTAAATGCATATGGAATTATATGGGTGGAGGGACATTAATGCTTCTAACTAACTGTTTCTTTCCTCCATTAATTAAGTTGAGTAGGCGGAACCACCCATGTTCGGTAACGATAGATTTCACATTACTAAAAGCACATCAAATTTCAGAACCCAAATAACATATCTAGCTTTCTCATTTGCAACATAAAAGACAGAAAAGCAAGGTCCTCGCGGAGTAAATTATAGTTTTGTTCTGTTTTATTTATTGTATGGCATACTATATTAAAAAGATTCGTATAGTTTATATCTTCACTTATCACTGATTTTGATATACAtcggtaataattttttttggtttcgGTGTGCAAAATGGCACAAGCAACCACCAACGTTAAAATAAACATTAAAAGAAGAATGGAGTACCTAAAACTATTGATTATGTTGATCAGCCATCTTCCCCTGCTTCACACGCACTAGGTCTTGATGAGGGTAGCAATAAGTCTTAATATTTCTTTTTCTAATGCAATAAAGTCTCAATGAATGTTCATTGTTAATTTGTTGGGCACTCATCTGTGTGTGCAGAAGAGAAAGGGAATTAGCAAATTAAAGATGGCATCATCAATGTCATCAGGAGGGGGAGGCGGCGGAGGCGGAGGCGAACCGATGAGTCCGGCGTCGAGGTTGTTCCATTCGCCGAAGTTCAACTGCTATGTGATGGCCGTAATGGGGTGCAAAACAAGCGTGAATCCTCAAGTAATTAAAGAAGGATTGCGTGAAACTATTCTTAAGCATCCAAGGTTCACTAGCAAGCCCGTAAGTCATTATCTATTTCTTCTATCTTACTACTATTTCATCATTCTAAATCTATGCTTATATGGGTAATGCCAAACGAAccctgcttttttttttttatttaaaagaaaaaaactcaaaaaaatacCATTTATTGTTGAAAAATGTCTAGTTATAGTGCATTGATAGTGTGAGATAGGTTCCTAGTGAGTTTGCTAAAAAAATGGCCCGtctaataaaatgtattttgCTAAATTTCTGGTTTATCTTTTTTACTTCGTATCAATTTTGGATTGCGTTTGACTACTTTAGGTAGATTCAACTCCACCTGAATTatgttatataattaaaattcatattttgttTTATNNNNNNNNNNNNNNNNNNNNNNNNNNNNNNNNNNNNNNNNNNNNNNNNNNNNNNNNNNNNNNNNNNNNNNNNNNNNNNNNNNNNNNNNNNNNNNNNNNNNNNNNNNNNNNNNNNNNNNNNNNNNNNNNNNNNNNNNNNNNNNNNNNNNNNNNNNNNNNNNNNNNNNNNNNNNNNNNNNNNNNNNNNNNNNNNNNNNNNNNNNNNNNNNNNNNNNNNNNNNNNNNNNNNNNNNNNNNNNNNNNNNNAAATATTAAATCCcgataatttataatatttttcgttatataaaatttacaaaattaTATATACTGATTATATATCGAGTTCACCCGATTTCAATTTACTTCAGATTAGTTAAGATTTTTAAATAGACCCTATAAAATATTAATATCGGCTCCATGTCTGACAAAAGCCCGGTCGACCCATGCATAACTCCCCCTAACTAAAATATGTGGGTGGTGATGTTCTATTGTTCTTTTTTGTGCAGAGATTAAGAGTTTCGTTTATATATTTGGTTTAGAGTTATCTATTATTAAAATAAtgcatatttattattttttttatatttattgtaaatatttacttaatttttaaatcataaaaGAGATTTCATCAAACAATTAGTGAAATAGAGTGGAGTATAAGTTTTTAAATCCACGACATAACTAATTAACTATCAAATCTATTAACAATATTATAATAGCAATCTCATTCCCTTCCGCTTAAACACAGGAGTTTGTTTCTTTTCAATtcgttgtttttgttttctttcaaaTGAAACACAGGATATTCTTACTCCAAATTCCAAATGAAACTCAATAAAAAACAACTAGAATAATTTGAAAACATCACTCTCAAAGCCTTCATCATAAGATGGAGTAATGACTACGTTACTTATATTTTAGAACCTAGCTAGAGAAAAACAAATCAACTGAAATTTACAGGTACGACTTTGCTTAAATAATTTNNNNNNNNNNNNNNNNNNNNNNNCTCATCTTTACACTACAATATATAAATATCGTCTAACGAACTTCTAACTATACTAACTGATTCGTTACCTAAAGTCCGGCCCAATAACGTCTATAACTCGGAATCTAAAAGGCATAAGGCAAACACATGCCGTAAAAAAAGGATGCGATTCCCTCTCCTAACGAATCAATCCAAACACCATCAATAACGGTTACCATGAAATCAAGTAAACAAACCAAAAAACAATCCCGCAAACATTAGCAATCACCTATAATAAGTTAACCCTGTAAATACAAAAACTCTTAATAGGTAAAAGGTATGATATTCATGCTGCATATCATCTCTATCATCTTATACTCTTTTTAACTTGAGGGATGGAGTGTCTTTACAGGTGTTCATGATCGCTGTTCTTAAAAGAGCCAATAGATATTTCATCCCATAAAAGAAAAAAACGAGTTCAAACATTGAGCAGGACAAGCTACACCTTAGAACCAGCTACTCACGCAGGAATACTAACCAACACTCCACCTTAGAACTAACAGAATAACTAACTTCTACTTACTACACTAATAGGCCATAATCCTTCACGTGATAATCTTAGCGCGAGTTCTCAGAAGTGACGAACTCACGCGAAAACGAGATTCAACATTCATCTTAAAATTCTATTATATTGTTGAGCCAAGCCTGAacctaaaagaaacaaaacaatGGGTTCAGATATTGGAGTTGAAATACTTTATATCAACGATCTTGCTTCAATCAGAGGAGATAAAGATGACCAAAAACAGAACGGTGAAGCCTAGGGCACGTAGGGTACTCATTGTTTGGGTTATTAAACGTAATGTTATGTTTCGAGTTCGATTAATGGTAGTTTTGTGGCTAGCTTCTTAGCCATTGTAAGATAAACTCCAACGAAACTAGGGAGCCAACGAATATATATGAGGATTTCATCTAGTTAGTCTTACAAAAAATCAGAGGGAGAACTAGATTAGAGCCCTTTCTAGTGCTAGAATTCTTAAAAACTTGGCACAATTTGATTCAACAATTATATACAAACAAGCATGCGGAACCATCATGCTAAAACGGGAGTTAATTGTATGATCAATATTAGTCAAACAAAAATGCCATTACTACAGAGTCTGTAGTGATTATCATTACAGTAGTTATATAACTTACATACTTAAAAAGTGTTATAAAAATTACATTATCATTTTAGGTTAGatgtatattaaaatcagttattaatataaaatatatattaaaaataaattaaaNNNNNNNNNNNNNNNNNNNNNNNNNNNNNNNNNNNNNNNNNNNNNNNNNNNNNNNNNNNNNNNNNNNNNNNNNNNNNNNNNNNNNNNNNNNNNNNNNNNNNNNNNNNNNNNNNNNNNNNNNNNNNNNNNNNNNNNNNNNNNNNNNNNNNNNNNNNNNNNNNNNNNNNNNNNNNNNNNNNNNNNNNNNNNNNNNNNNNNNNNNNNNNNNNNNNNNNNNNNNNNNNNNNNNNNNNNNNNNNNNNNNNNNNNNNNNNNNNNNNNNNNNNNNNNNNNNNNNNNNNNNNNNNNNNNNNNNNNNNNNNNNNNNNNNNNNNNNNNNNNNNNNNNNNNNNNNNNNNNNNNNNNNNNNNNNNNNNNNNNNNNNNNNNNNNNNNNNNNNNNNNNNNNNNNNNNNNNNNNNNNNNNNNNNNNNNNNNNNNNNNNNNNNNNNNNNNNNNNNNNNNNNNNNNNNNNNNNNNNNNNNNNNNNNNNNNNNNNNNNNNNNNNNNNNNNNNNNNNNNNNNNNNNNNNNNNNNNNNNNNNNNNNNNNNNNNNNNNNNNNNNNNNNNNNNNNNNNNNNNNNNNNNNNaattttttttaaataattaatttattcttatatatttaaaaaaaaactttaaaaataaaaaatatttttatatttttaattaattaaaaatcgaTGTGTCTTCGAATTAAAAAATTAAGCTAATTGTCTTTTGTATAGTCAGTGAGCCCATTCATGGCATGTTTTCTGAAGAATTCATGTATAGCTTTAATTTCCAATGTGGTTCAGGTTAagaagggaaggaaaactagatggATCTCAACCACAATCGACTTAGACAGCCACATCATAGTTCCAGAAATCAATTCATCAGAAATTGAATTTCCAGATAGATTCGTTGAAGACTACATATCAAACTGTACAAAATCCCCACTGGACATTACAAAGCCACTCTGGGAACTTCACTTGCTCAACATCAAAACCTCAGACGCAGAATCCGTTGGAGTTTTTCGCATGCACCATTCAATGGGCGATGGTGCTTCCCTCATGTCACTCCTTATTGCCAGCACTCGTAAATCCAGTGACCCTAATGCATTGCCAGCGATGCCAGCAGCAACAACAGTAAAGAAGGATGAGAAACAGAAGAGAGGTTTCTTGATGGTGTTGTTTGGGCCGTTGATGGCGCTGTGGTGGGGTTTGGTGCTGATGTGGCACACTTTTGTGGACTTGATGATGTTTGTTTTGACTGTTTTGTTTCTCAAGGACACGTGGACTCCCCTGAAAGGTGCACCTGGAGTGGAGCTTCATACCAAGCGCTACGTGCATCGGATAGTTAGCATGGATGATATCAAGCTTCTCAAGAATCAAATGAATGCGGTAATAACTCACTTCTCCACCCATGCACTCATGAATTATATGTTTAAATctaaagtttaattttgatgcaccaCAAATATTTActattttacataattttttattatatttattttttgataATTATTCTATTCTCAATGAAAAAGATAGATAGTTTTATTTACATGTGGATGCATATATTATGAtgtatgtataaaattattttatattaacaataaattaaaattaattcttacatgaaatattattaatttaagaCTAATAGAATAAATAAGTTGTTAACAATAATTTCGAGATGAATTTATAGGTTTTGTTGGAAACAAGTTAATaagtggtgtttttttttttttggacacaTTTCGATTAATAGACCGTCAATGATGTTCTGTTGGGAATAACACAAGCTGGTATCAGTCGCTACTTGAATCGACCGGAATTCGGTAAGTgtcttctttttgttcttttgatTACCGGAAATTAAAGTTTCACAGAAAATGAATAGATTTGTTACCAACATTATTTTGCTATAATCAGTAGGTGCTAATGGAAAGAAGGAGTCAAGTAGTGTCCTGAAGAAAATTCGGCTTAGATCAGCCATTCTTGTTAACATTCGACCAGTTTCTGGAATCCAGGTGAATTTTGTCATCAAATTAACACGAATAGATTTGTAGGTGTGCCATGATATATTCTCCGGTTAGTAATTGGTAGCTGGTTTTTAGTGTATATACAAGATTTTTTTAGTCATTTTGTTTAATCAGCAAGATTGCGCGTTTTTCTTTGTGTTGTAAAAGTAAGTTGTAAACTTGTAATATAACCATGCATTGGTGGAACATTAATTATGTTAGTCAGGATATAGCAGATATGATGGCTAAAAAATCGAAAGTGAGATGGGGAAATTGGATTGGATACATCATGCTTCCTTTCTCCATTTCCTCACAACAAGATCCATTGCAACATATTCGCCAAGCAAAGGCTACCATTGACCGCAAGAAACACTCATTGGAAGCTGTTAGCACCTACGCTTGTGCCAAATTAGTACTCAGTTTATTTGGGGTTAAGGTACGTCGGGATAACAAGACATATATATTGGTGGTATTGAGTTTTGAGCAGTAATATATTCTCATAAAATATTTGGTTGGGTATATATATAGGTGGCGGCTTTCATAATACGAAGAGTTCTGCTGAATACAACGTTGGCGTTCTCTAACATGCCAGGGCCGGTGGAGGAAGTTAGTTTCTATGGTCATCCTGTGGCATACATTGCTCCTAGTGTATATGGACACCCACAGGTATGTCTTCAATAATTATATAAAGCATATCTTTttgttcttaaaatttttattatgtgaaTTTTACCCCACCTCTTCTGTTCAGAAAGTTTATAACCCCTTTTTGaaagtatatattttatattggttCTTATCTGGTTATGCATTTGATAATATTGTTCTAGCTATAGTGGGACAAGTTGTAAGAACAGAGAGGAGTAAATGGTTGATACACTTAGCCTAGCTTATATACAAAGAGTTAGTTATAATCAGTTCAGTTTGCACGTGATGAGCATAACTGGCACTAACTGATTCTGTTAATTCTGTTAAGTAACAGCTTCACTAGTTGATGATAATCTGTGATTAGCTTCGTTAATTAATACGAATTCATCAAAACTTTTATTCGAGTTGGATAGACCTTTTTAAACGagaatttaccttggatttaatTCATTTAGAAGCAAATAACTTGCTTTGAAACAACTCATCATAGTTTCTTGAACCAAATTAGTTACTGCTTCTAGTTAGTAGAATCCAGAtaacattatttaaaaaaaatggaaaaaaactcAAAATAGAATAAGAGTTTTACCTTGATTATTATTAGGCAGTGATCATTGAATCATCCATTCCACTCATCAGTTCGGATTTGTTTTGCAGGCGTTGACTATTCATTTCCAAAGTTATGCTAATAAGATGATAATTTCTCTATCAGTGGATCCAAGTGTAATTCCAGATCCTTATCTCCTTTGTGATGATTTCGAAGAATCACTCAAACTCATGCGTGATGTTGTTCAGAAAAAGCCCGTTGAAGATGCAGTCTGACAACAAATACTTTAATTATCAGCATTTGAGAAAGCTTATATTTGTTTAAGTAATTTCATTTATTATTCAATTATTCTGAAATTGATTTATTACACACACACAAATAAATCATAGGTGCAAGATATAGAGTTTATACAAAAACAATTGCAAACTAAAAACAAACAATTAATAGATTTAAAAAATATAGATTATATAATTGAAAAAAAGAGATTAAATTAATAGATTTTGatgaatatattttattatatgtattattaataaatttttttattattgattattgacaaaaattattaatagagttactaaaaaataaatatgattaatttataatttttaaaatattaatttaattaaaaaatttaaaaataaatttaaaaaatattttattttttagagactaatttaattattaatctaaTGATAACTACGGCCTGGAGAATGACAACCGACAAGAATGCATGGGAAATTAGAAAAACGTGATTGAAAAGCAACTAACAACGGTTAAATAAACATTAAAAGAAGAATTGAGTACATATATCTATTAATTATGTTGATTAACCATCTTCCCCTGCTTCACACGCACTGGGTCCTGACGAGGGTAGAAAAgtcttaacatttttttttctaatgcAATAAAACCTCAATGATTGTTCATTGTTAATTTGTTGGGCACTCATCTCTCTGTGCAAAAGAGAAGGGGAAGAAGCGAGCTAAAGatggcatcatcatcatcaggaggAGGAGGCGGCGAACCGATGAGTCCGGTGTCGAGGTTGTTCCATTCGCCGAAGTTCAACTGCTATGTGATGGCCGTAATAGGGTGCAAAACAAGCGTGAATCCTCAAGTAATTAAAGAAGGATTGCGTGAAACAATTCTTAAGCATCCAAGGTTCACCAGCAAGCTCGTAAGTCATTCTCTATTTCTTCTATCTtactataaaaatactatttatacactaaaatcagtcacgaATGTATTTATGTTTAAatatatgtgtgatttaatttattttcaatgtatatttatattctagtatgtattttatattctGGTAACTGACTTTAgtagctaattttagtgtacacacAGTGTAATTTATCTTACTACTGTTTCATCATTCTAAATCTATGCTTATATGAGTAATGCcaaaccctttttttttatttaaaagaaaaaaactcAAAGAAATGCCATTATTGTTGAAAAATATATAGTTATggctcattttttttttgtttaaacggaataaaaaaaaaacaacagaACTAGGAAATTATTAGTTAGGATAAGGAAACTTCTCTAGcattatcacaaaaaaaaattgttttaattcTCTTGGGTTTAGGGTGATCAACAAAAATTAGATTCTAAAGTGGATTTGAAACTTTTCTTTGACATTCAATCGACTATTCTATTGGGTAAAACTAGTTTGTCagctatttttttttgttgtctaTGATATTCTTCAATCTCACAAGTCAAGAACTAATTTATTGTaaatcaaaacttcatttaaaaatttatcgCTAATTAATAAATTACTGCATACACAAGATAGAATTTAAACCCTACCAACAATTCTTTCTTAACACTTCTATATGCTTCTAACTAAGAAGAGGGTGGGATGCTTCTCGTTTCTAATGGGTGTGAAACACCCGGCCCAGTTCAAAATTTGGTCCccttaaaatatattttgttgaattttttGTTGAGTTTGAATTATATTATAATAAGGTAAATTTAATTTCGTGATTTTATCTAACAATTActaataaagtattatttttatttttaacgttTAAGATAaatcttaatttaatttttaaagttttaaacgTTCTATTTctatcttaaaaaattttaaacgaaTTTAACATTGTCTTATCATTTAATTTGACACGAATAGTTAATAAAATAAGTGATGTggatattaataatattattattgttaattcatatttttttccGTGTGTTAGATAAACATAATCAAAATATTCGTATAATATCTcgtcttgattttttttttatagaaaagagTCAAAATACCACAAATTCTAATAATCAATTATCAATATtccaaaatctaaaaaaaaacttTATATTAGTAATTATTGGTAAGTTAATTTTACTTACATACTAAAATCAAATGTTATTGACTCTTTAATATACTAATTATTCATGTCAAATTtaatagtaaatatatatttttttaaattttaattttaaattttaattattttatatttatttatatacataAAATTAATTCTGCCAATTCAACTAATAACTTATCAATTGAAGACCGCTTTAATTATTGATTTAGTTTTAACAACTATGCTCTTATTGCCTTCATAAGATGGAATAACCAAATTACTTAGAAAAAATATGAGGAACTAATCGAATATTTGTACAATGAAAATTTAGagaatattagagatataactattagtgttatcttttttAACAGCTGAAGTATTTGGGATGAATAGTATCATGATATGGTATTAAAGTTTTAGATCCAAAAAATCAAAAGTTTTATTTTTGGTGAAGTCGAGAATCAgtttaagattttgaaaaaatgttTATTATTTCTAATTCTCGAATGGTTAATTTAGATAAGTATGTTTAGTATCAATAAAAACGTGATACAACATTTATGTTCCCTCAGCGAAAACTAGGCCATTATTTTCACTAGTGAATTAGTAGGCGCGTTTTCTAAAAGATTCATATATAGCTTTAATTTTCAATGTTGTCAGGTTAAGAAGGGAGGGAAAACTAGATGGATCTCAACCACAATCGACTTAGACAGCCACATCATAGTTCCAGAAATCAATTCATCAGAAATAAAATTTTCAGATAGATTCGTTGAAGACT is a genomic window of Arachis ipaensis cultivar K30076 chromosome B06, Araip1.1, whole genome shotgun sequence containing:
- the LOC107605262 gene encoding O-acyltransferase WSD1 isoform X2; its protein translation is MRKRKGISKLKMASSMSSGGGGGGGGGEPMSPASRLFHSPKFNCYVMAVMGCKTSVNPQVIKEGLRETILKHPRFTSKPVKKGRKTRWISTTIDLDSHIIVPEINSSEIEFPDRFVEDYISNCTKSPLDITKPLWELHLLNIKTSDAESVGVFRMHHSMGDGASLMSLLIASTRKSSDPNALPAMPAATTVKKDEKQKRGFLMVLFGPLMALWWGLVLMWHTFVDLMMFVLTVLFLKDTWTPLKGAPGVELHTKRYVHRIVSMDDIKLLKNQMNATVNDVLLGITQAGISRYLNRPEFGANGKKESSSVLKKIRLRSAILVNIRPVSGIQDIADMMAKKSKVRWGNWIGYIMLPFSISSQQDPLQHIRQAKATIDRKKHSLEAVSTYACAKLVLSLFGVKVAAFIIRRVLLNTTLAFSNMPGPVEEVSFYGHPVAYIAPSVYGHPQALTIHFQSYANKMIISLSVDPSVIPDPYLLCDDFEESLKLMRDVVQKKPVEDAV
- the LOC107605262 gene encoding O-acyltransferase WSD1 isoform X1; translation: MRKRKGISKLKMASSMSSGGGGGGGGGEPMSPASRLFHSPKFNCYVMAVMGCKTSVNPQVIKEGLRETILKHPRFTSKPVKKGRKTRWISTTIDLDSHIIVPEINSSEIEFPDRFVEDYISNCTKSPLDITKPLWELHLLNIKTSDAESVGVFRMHHSMGDGASLMSLLIASTRKSSDPNALPAMPAATTVKKDEKQKRGFLMVLFGPLMALWWGLVLMWHTFVDLMMFVLTVLFLKDTWTPLKGAPGVELHTKRYVHRIVSMDDIKLLKNQMNATVNDVLLGITQAGISRYLNRPEFVGANGKKESSSVLKKIRLRSAILVNIRPVSGIQDIADMMAKKSKVRWGNWIGYIMLPFSISSQQDPLQHIRQAKATIDRKKHSLEAVSTYACAKLVLSLFGVKVAAFIIRRVLLNTTLAFSNMPGPVEEVSFYGHPVAYIAPSVYGHPQALTIHFQSYANKMIISLSVDPSVIPDPYLLCDDFEESLKLMRDVVQKKPVEDAV
- the LOC107605262 gene encoding O-acyltransferase WSD1 isoform X3, with the protein product MASSMSSGGGGGGGGGEPMSPASRLFHSPKFNCYVMAVMGCKTSVNPQVIKEGLRETILKHPRFTSKPVKKGRKTRWISTTIDLDSHIIVPEINSSEIEFPDRFVEDYISNCTKSPLDITKPLWELHLLNIKTSDAESVGVFRMHHSMGDGASLMSLLIASTRKSSDPNALPAMPAATTVKKDEKQKRGFLMVLFGPLMALWWGLVLMWHTFVDLMMFVLTVLFLKDTWTPLKGAPGVELHTKRYVHRIVSMDDIKLLKNQMNATVNDVLLGITQAGISRYLNRPEFVGANGKKESSSVLKKIRLRSAILVNIRPVSGIQDIADMMAKKSKVRWGNWIGYIMLPFSISSQQDPLQHIRQAKATIDRKKHSLEAVSTYACAKLVLSLFGVKVAAFIIRRVLLNTTLAFSNMPGPVEEVSFYGHPVAYIAPSVYGHPQALTIHFQSYANKMIISLSVDPSVIPDPYLLCDDFEESLKLMRDVVQKKPVEDAV